The following proteins come from a genomic window of Denitromonas sp.:
- a CDS encoding thiamine pyrophosphate-dependent dehydrogenase E1 component subunit alpha — protein sequence MDPTSEQLLWMYEKMVEIREYEETMAKVYLEGKLPPKIQKGLAFDIGAGPVPGEMHLAAGQEPVAVGVCAHLRREDTVVGAHRPHHFAIAKDVDLLGMTSEMFGKANGLGKGKGGHMHLFDPAVKFSCSGIVGAGAPQACGAALAAKKLGKDWVAVSFFGEGAANQGAFHEALNLASLWKLPVIFVCEDNKYGISVEKSASTAIESNADRAAGYGMPGVLVDTNDAVAVFHAAGEAVARARRGEGPTLIEVKTDRYLGHFQGDPETYRPKNEAQQLRQHDPIVILGQQLRELGALDDARDAALRNAVSQRVQAAYAHARRSPYPAPEDALLHVFAD from the coding sequence ATGGACCCCACGTCCGAACAGCTGCTGTGGATGTACGAAAAGATGGTCGAGATCCGGGAGTACGAGGAGACCATGGCCAAGGTCTATCTCGAGGGCAAGCTGCCGCCCAAGATCCAGAAAGGCCTGGCCTTTGATATCGGCGCCGGCCCTGTGCCGGGCGAAATGCATCTGGCCGCCGGCCAGGAACCGGTGGCGGTGGGGGTGTGTGCCCACCTGCGCCGCGAGGACACCGTGGTCGGCGCGCACCGGCCGCACCACTTCGCCATTGCCAAGGATGTCGACCTGCTCGGCATGACATCCGAGATGTTCGGCAAGGCCAACGGCCTGGGCAAGGGCAAGGGCGGGCACATGCACCTGTTCGACCCGGCGGTGAAGTTCTCCTGCAGCGGCATCGTCGGTGCCGGCGCGCCGCAGGCCTGCGGGGCCGCGCTGGCGGCCAAGAAGCTGGGCAAGGACTGGGTGGCGGTGTCCTTCTTCGGCGAAGGGGCGGCCAACCAGGGCGCCTTCCACGAGGCGCTCAACCTCGCCTCGTTGTGGAAGCTGCCGGTGATCTTCGTCTGCGAAGACAACAAGTACGGCATCTCGGTGGAGAAGTCGGCCTCGACCGCCATCGAATCCAACGCCGACCGCGCGGCCGGCTACGGCATGCCGGGTGTGCTGGTCGACACCAACGATGCGGTGGCGGTGTTCCACGCCGCCGGCGAGGCGGTGGCCCGGGCGCGACGCGGCGAGGGCCCGACGCTGATCGAGGTCAAGACCGACCGCTACCTCGGCCACTTCCAGGGCGACCCGGAAACCTACCGGCCCAAGAACGAGGCTCAGCAGCTGCGCCAGCATGACCCGATCGTGATCCTCGGCCAGCAATTGCGCGAGCTCGGCGCGCTCGACGACGCCCGCGACGCGGCCTTGCGCAATGCGGTCAGCCAGCGTGTGCAGGCGGCCTATGCGCATGCCCGCCGAAGCCCCTATCCGGCGCCCGAAGACGCGCTGCTGCATGTCTTCGCTGACTGA
- a CDS encoding porin, translating into METSGITPTIIGFKGERDLEDGLKAFFNLEAHFDLNNGMFHGSGDADGTGSPLFRRQANIGLSGDWGSVTLGRQYGPALLAHVGTEARGFKEQFSNVYAWAYNQYAATAGAVGAERNTNNDVGIFFNNAVQYRHTLGPVNFGVLWALGGKSGSTTENSAWALGATYTGPVTLSASYQVIKDEDTGNNNVKHGGVGVAVPYGPFTFKANYLKATNETRAGAKVSDVGALGLGIDWKWRPKHTATVAYYHNKDDRNPDDKTTNIVISNDYAIRPDTTLYVQMAHVDAGSAATLKTSIVAAGIPAVGESATLLNVGLNFAF; encoded by the coding sequence CTGGAGACCAGCGGGATCACGCCGACCATCATCGGCTTCAAGGGCGAGCGGGATCTGGAGGACGGACTCAAGGCCTTCTTCAACCTCGAAGCCCACTTCGACCTCAACAACGGCATGTTCCACGGCTCCGGCGACGCCGACGGCACTGGCTCACCGCTGTTTCGCCGCCAGGCCAACATCGGCCTGAGCGGCGACTGGGGCAGCGTGACGCTGGGCCGCCAGTACGGTCCGGCGCTGCTGGCGCATGTCGGCACCGAGGCGCGCGGCTTCAAGGAGCAGTTCTCCAACGTCTACGCCTGGGCCTACAACCAGTACGCCGCCACGGCCGGTGCGGTGGGCGCCGAGCGCAACACCAATAACGACGTCGGCATTTTCTTCAACAACGCCGTGCAGTACCGCCACACCCTCGGGCCGGTGAATTTCGGCGTGCTGTGGGCACTCGGCGGCAAGTCGGGCAGCACCACCGAGAACAGCGCCTGGGCACTCGGCGCGACCTATACCGGGCCGGTCACGCTGTCGGCGTCCTATCAGGTGATCAAGGACGAAGACACCGGCAACAACAACGTCAAGCACGGCGGCGTTGGCGTCGCGGTGCCTTACGGGCCCTTCACCTTCAAGGCCAACTACCTCAAGGCCACCAACGAGACGCGCGCCGGCGCCAAGGTCTCGGATGTCGGTGCGCTGGGGCTGGGCATCGACTGGAAATGGCGCCCCAAGCACACCGCCACCGTCGCCTACTACCACAACAAGGACGACCGCAACCCCGACGACAAGACCACCAACATCGTCATCAGCAACGACTACGCCATCCGCCCGGACACCACGCTCTATGTGCAGATGGCGCATGTCGACGCCGGCTCGGCGGCCACCCTCAAGACCAGCATCGTCGCCGCCGGCATCCCGGCGGTGGGCGAGTCGGCCACGCTGCTCAACGTCGGTCTGAACTTCGCGTTCTGA
- a CDS encoding class III extradiol ring-cleavage dioxygenase has protein sequence MSLPALFISHGSPMFAVEPGRLGPALGALGRALPRPRAVVVVSPHWMRPTLEVASGVSGETVHDFGGFPRALYALDYPAAGAPAVADAVIAELAHHGLHARRNDTRGRDHGVWVPLMHLYPAADVPVIQVSQPSAPSPLALLELGQALAGLREAGVLLIGSGSLTHNLRDYFHDTGTEPYAAEFANWVWAQLRAGDLDALLNYRQQAPHALRAHPTDEHFLPLFFAIGAGGCDWSQARRLDGGVLDGELSMDSFVFADPTLTPAHAA, from the coding sequence ATGTCTCTCCCCGCCCTCTTCATCTCGCACGGTTCGCCGATGTTTGCCGTCGAACCCGGCCGCCTCGGCCCGGCGCTCGGCGCGCTCGGGCGGGCCTTGCCGCGGCCGCGCGCGGTGGTGGTGGTGTCGCCGCACTGGATGCGCCCGACGCTGGAGGTCGCCAGCGGTGTCAGTGGCGAGACGGTGCACGACTTTGGCGGCTTTCCTCGCGCGCTGTATGCGCTGGACTACCCGGCAGCAGGTGCGCCGGCGGTGGCCGACGCGGTGATCGCCGAGCTGGCGCACCACGGGCTGCACGCCCGCCGCAACGATACGCGCGGCCGCGACCACGGCGTCTGGGTGCCGCTGATGCACCTGTATCCGGCCGCCGACGTGCCGGTCATTCAAGTCTCGCAACCCTCGGCCCCCTCGCCCCTGGCACTGCTCGAACTGGGCCAGGCGCTGGCCGGGCTGCGCGAGGCTGGCGTGCTGCTGATCGGCTCCGGCAGCCTGACCCACAACCTGCGCGACTATTTTCATGACACGGGCACGGAACCTTATGCCGCCGAGTTTGCCAACTGGGTGTGGGCGCAGCTGCGCGCCGGCGATCTGGACGCCCTGCTGAACTACCGCCAGCAGGCCCCGCACGCCCTGCGCGCGCACCCCACCGACGAACACTTCCTGCCCCTGTTCTTTGCCATCGGCGCTGGCGGCTGCGACTGGTCGCAGGCCCGCCGGCTCGACGGCGGCGTCCTCGACGGTGAGCTGAGCATGGACAGCTTCGTGTTTGCCGACCCCACCCTGACCCCCGCCCACGCGGCCTGA
- a CDS encoding pyrroloquinoline quinone-dependent dehydrogenase: MNLITSLRLAPLALALSCAGTGAIAAGDAKPGFDDPNNWPQYHRSSNAWRFSPLTQINKDTVKRLKVAWIHQPGNITHGLQATPIVLDGVLYYISANNNVWAVDAATGKTLWHYEPKLDPISKQSFYAAASRGVTVGRGKVFVGTLDGRFIALDQKTGKEVWSTPLSDLKTQYGALFSAPPQLAGDVLFGGTTGGDQPIAGKIYAVNADTGKPVWTFEVIKDDEESWPGDSGKRGGGSAWMPGTYDAQSDTIYIGTSNAAPDFYGVDRKGDNKYTATLLAIDPKTGKLKWHRQEIPHDVWDFDSAYEALVVKKDGKDVIVHLNKSGFVFVMDKADGKLENVWQFAENMNWAKGIDPKTGALIEPRRPEPGKRELLCPNLLGARSWNHGAYNPGTGLWYSHAMEVCNEVVSGPDDPESLKAISALSLGIDEIKLVPPPNSKDPYGRLDARDPLTGELKWSIRYDLPPLSSVLTTAGGLVFTGDMEGHLFAYDADNGKPLWQFNAGSGARGGPVSYAVNGKQYIAIPTGLGSHAPGFLAGAFPQIKDLPGGAALIGFTLE, translated from the coding sequence ATGAACCTGATCACATCCCTCCGCCTGGCCCCGCTCGCGCTGGCCCTGTCCTGCGCCGGCACCGGCGCCATCGCCGCCGGCGATGCCAAGCCCGGCTTCGACGACCCCAACAACTGGCCGCAATACCACCGCAGCTCGAATGCCTGGCGCTTCAGCCCGCTGACCCAGATCAACAAGGACACGGTCAAGCGGCTCAAGGTGGCGTGGATCCACCAGCCGGGCAACATCACCCACGGCCTGCAGGCCACCCCGATCGTGCTCGACGGCGTGCTGTACTACATCTCGGCCAACAACAATGTGTGGGCGGTCGATGCCGCCACCGGCAAGACGCTGTGGCACTACGAGCCCAAGCTCGACCCGATCTCCAAGCAGTCGTTTTACGCGGCCGCCAGCCGCGGCGTGACGGTGGGGCGCGGCAAGGTGTTTGTCGGTACGCTCGACGGGCGTTTCATCGCGCTCGACCAGAAAACCGGCAAGGAAGTGTGGTCCACCCCGTTGAGCGACCTCAAGACCCAGTACGGCGCGCTGTTCTCGGCGCCGCCGCAGCTGGCCGGCGATGTGCTGTTCGGCGGCACCACCGGCGGCGACCAGCCCATTGCGGGCAAGATCTACGCGGTCAATGCCGACACCGGCAAGCCGGTGTGGACCTTCGAAGTCATCAAGGACGACGAGGAGAGCTGGCCGGGCGACTCGGGCAAGCGCGGCGGCGGCTCGGCCTGGATGCCGGGTACCTACGACGCGCAGTCGGACACCATCTACATCGGCACCTCCAACGCGGCGCCGGACTTCTACGGCGTCGACCGCAAGGGCGACAACAAGTACACCGCCACCCTGCTGGCGATCGATCCGAAGACCGGCAAGCTCAAGTGGCACCGTCAGGAGATCCCGCACGATGTGTGGGACTTCGACTCCGCGTACGAGGCGCTGGTGGTCAAGAAGGACGGCAAGGACGTGATCGTCCATCTCAACAAGAGCGGCTTCGTGTTCGTGATGGACAAGGCCGACGGCAAGCTGGAAAACGTGTGGCAGTTTGCCGAGAACATGAACTGGGCCAAGGGCATCGACCCGAAAACCGGCGCGCTGATCGAACCGCGCCGGCCGGAACCCGGCAAGCGCGAGCTGCTGTGCCCCAACCTGCTCGGCGCGCGCAGCTGGAACCACGGCGCCTACAACCCCGGCACCGGCCTGTGGTACTCGCACGCCATGGAGGTGTGCAACGAAGTGGTCTCGGGCCCGGATGATCCCGAGAGCCTGAAGGCCATCTCGGCGCTGTCGCTGGGCATTGACGAGATCAAGCTGGTGCCGCCGCCCAACAGCAAGGATCCGTACGGCCGCCTGGATGCCCGCGACCCGCTCACCGGCGAACTCAAGTGGAGCATCCGCTACGACCTGCCGCCGCTCTCCAGCGTGCTGACCACCGCCGGCGGGCTGGTGTTCACCGGCGACATGGAAGGCCACCTGTTTGCCTACGACGCCGACAACGGCAAGCCGCTGTGGCAGTTCAACGCCGGCTCCGGCGCGCGCGGCGGCCCGGTGAGCTACGCGGTCAATGGCAAGCAGTACATCGCCATTCCGACCGGCCTCGGCTCGCATGCACCGGGCTTCCTCGCCGGCGCCTTCCCGCAGATCAAGGACCTGCCCGGCGGCGCCGCACTGATCGGCTTCACGCTCGAGTAA
- a CDS encoding c-type cytochrome, whose amino-acid sequence MTHPLPLRRLILSLGLCLWAGSSSFAAAPPADPARAQLADGKSRFDKLCISCHGADGAGKDTYGPALQNRPELSAALIRERIVKGKHGDHAMPPWGTVLDRPAIDALVAYVEVLRQPAAAGAADPLSPFDLNDPARIEKGRKRFAKTCAGYCHGHEGVGGRAPDFKGRTDLGPQQTFDTIYHGRTGADVMPPWGAAFSEESIWELVAYLQFLGRQPAD is encoded by the coding sequence ATGACCCACCCTCTCCCTCTCCGGCGTCTGATCCTGTCCCTCGGCCTGTGCCTGTGGGCGGGCAGCAGCAGCTTCGCCGCCGCCCCGCCGGCCGATCCGGCACGTGCCCAGCTCGCCGACGGCAAGAGTCGCTTCGACAAGCTGTGCATCAGCTGCCACGGCGCCGACGGCGCGGGCAAGGACACCTACGGCCCGGCCCTGCAGAACCGCCCCGAACTCAGCGCGGCGCTGATCCGCGAACGCATCGTCAAGGGCAAGCACGGCGACCATGCCATGCCGCCCTGGGGCACGGTGCTCGACCGCCCGGCCATCGACGCGCTGGTCGCCTATGTCGAGGTCCTGCGCCAACCGGCCGCCGCAGGCGCTGCCGATCCGTTGTCCCCCTTCGACCTCAACGACCCGGCGCGCATCGAAAAAGGCCGCAAGCGCTTCGCCAAGACCTGTGCCGGCTACTGCCACGGGCACGAAGGCGTCGGCGGGCGGGCGCCCGACTTCAAGGGCCGCACCGACCTCGGCCCGCAGCAGACCTTCGACACCATCTACCATGGCCGCACCGGTGCCGACGTGATGCCGCCGTGGGGCGCTGCATTTTCCGAGGAGAGTATCTGGGAGCTGGTGGCCTACCTGCAGTTTCTCGGCCGCCAGCCCGCCGACTGA
- a CDS encoding LysR family transcriptional regulator: MDRFREMQCFVAVVEAGSFVGAADQLRLSKAAVSRSVIDLETRLGARLLQRTTRRLSITEAGRAYYGRCKQILDELEEAESAVGEVTGHPVGSLRINAPLSFGVLHLAPLWGPFMARYPDVSLDVDLADRLIDVVEEGYDAVIRISRMQDSTLVYRRLASTRVIATATPEYLATHGTPAQVAELARHAVIAYSYAPAGDTWRFETPDGPQEVQTTPRMRTNNGDTCRAVALAHQGIVLQPDFLVGDDLAEGRLVEVLPACRLPEIGVYVVYPSRRHLSVKVRVLVDFLVEAFAEPPWHRPTGGGVPAQGR; encoded by the coding sequence ATGGACCGATTTCGTGAAATGCAGTGTTTCGTCGCCGTGGTCGAGGCCGGCAGCTTTGTCGGCGCGGCCGACCAGTTGCGCCTGTCGAAGGCGGCGGTCTCGCGCAGCGTGATCGACCTGGAAACCCGCCTCGGCGCGCGCCTGCTCCAGCGCACCACCCGCCGCCTGTCGATCACCGAGGCCGGGCGCGCCTACTACGGCCGCTGCAAGCAGATCCTCGACGAGCTCGAGGAGGCCGAGAGCGCCGTCGGCGAGGTCACCGGCCACCCGGTTGGCAGCCTGCGTATCAATGCGCCGCTGTCCTTCGGCGTGCTGCATCTGGCGCCGCTGTGGGGGCCGTTCATGGCGCGCTATCCCGATGTGTCGCTCGATGTCGACCTGGCCGACCGCCTGATTGACGTGGTCGAGGAGGGCTACGACGCGGTGATCCGCATCAGCCGCATGCAGGACTCCACGCTGGTGTACCGGCGCCTGGCCTCGACCCGCGTCATCGCCACCGCCACGCCCGAGTACCTCGCCACCCATGGCACCCCGGCGCAGGTCGCCGAGCTGGCCCGCCATGCGGTGATCGCCTACAGCTACGCGCCGGCCGGCGACACCTGGCGTTTCGAGACGCCCGACGGCCCGCAGGAGGTGCAGACCACGCCGCGCATGCGCACCAACAACGGCGACACCTGCCGGGCGGTGGCGCTGGCGCACCAGGGCATCGTGCTGCAGCCGGATTTCCTGGTCGGTGATGACCTCGCCGAGGGGCGGCTGGTCGAGGTGCTGCCCGCCTGCCGCCTGCCCGAGATCGGCGTCTATGTGGTGTACCCCTCGCGCCGCCACCTGTCGGTCAAGGTGCGGGTGCTGGTCGATTTTCTGGTCGAGGCCTTCGCCGAGCCGCCCTGGCACCGACCGACCGGAGGCGGCGTGCCGGCGCAGGGCCGGTGA
- the dusA gene encoding tRNA dihydrouridine(20/20a) synthase DusA, with product MAPRTAAVPMSVLPSPAALPPRRLAIAPMLDWTDRFYRYFARQISRHTWLYTEMVTTGALIHGDAARFLRFDDCEHPLALQLGGSDPADLARCARLATEWGYDEINLNVGCPSERVQSGAFGACLMAEPALVADCLKAMQDVTDRAVTVKHRIGIDHIEDYAYLRDFVGQVSAASGCTVFIVHARNAILKGLSPKENREIPPLKYDYVHQLKRDFPALEILINGGFTDWSAIEAQWPAVDGVMVGREAYHNPWLLVEADARGWDDDHALPSRREVVEAMLGFMAAQIAEGVPLKTMTRHILGLYHGMPGARQWRRMLSDPALLRANDPRVLIDAADAVEQRRAA from the coding sequence TTGGCGCCCCGCACCGCCGCCGTCCCCATGTCCGTGTTGCCTTCCCCCGCCGCCCTGCCGCCGCGCCGCCTGGCCATCGCGCCCATGCTCGACTGGACCGACCGCTTCTACCGCTACTTCGCGCGGCAGATCTCGCGCCATACCTGGCTGTACACCGAGATGGTGACTACCGGCGCGCTGATCCATGGCGACGCGGCGCGCTTCCTGCGCTTTGACGACTGCGAGCACCCGCTGGCCCTGCAACTGGGCGGCAGCGACCCGGCCGACCTGGCGCGCTGCGCGCGGCTGGCCACCGAGTGGGGCTACGACGAGATCAACCTGAATGTCGGCTGCCCCTCCGAGCGGGTACAGTCCGGCGCCTTTGGCGCCTGCCTGATGGCCGAGCCGGCGCTGGTGGCCGACTGCCTCAAGGCCATGCAGGACGTGACCGACCGCGCCGTCACCGTCAAGCATCGCATCGGCATCGACCATATCGAGGACTACGCCTACCTGCGCGACTTCGTCGGCCAGGTGAGCGCGGCCAGCGGCTGCACGGTGTTCATCGTGCATGCCCGCAACGCCATCCTCAAGGGCCTGTCGCCCAAGGAAAACCGCGAGATCCCGCCGCTCAAGTACGACTATGTGCACCAGCTCAAGCGCGACTTCCCGGCGCTGGAGATCCTGATCAACGGTGGCTTCACCGACTGGTCGGCCATCGAGGCGCAGTGGCCGGCGGTCGACGGCGTGATGGTCGGCCGCGAGGCCTACCACAACCCCTGGCTGCTAGTGGAGGCCGACGCGCGTGGCTGGGACGACGACCATGCGCTGCCGAGCCGGCGTGAGGTGGTCGAGGCGATGCTCGGCTTCATGGCGGCGCAGATCGCCGAGGGCGTGCCGCTCAAGACCATGACCCGGCACATCCTCGGCCTCTATCACGGCATGCCCGGCGCCCGCCAGTGGCGGCGCATGCTCTCCGACCCGGCGCTGCTGCGCGCCAACGACCCGCGCGTCCTCATCGATGCGGCCGACGCCGTGGAGCAACGCCGCGCCGCCTGA
- a CDS encoding multidrug effflux MFS transporter — protein MHRSYTSLAVILAALAAIGPFSIDTYLPAFHAMEASLGTSRYAVQQTLTIYMVMFAVMVLWHGALSDGFGRRRVLVVAMAVFTLASVLCMLAPSIEWMWAGRALQGMSAGAGMVIGRAIVRDVLDGPDAQRMMSQVVMMFALAPAVAPIIGGWILVFADWRAIFAFLALYGLVMTVVCRQVLPETLPPEKRQPLHPVHLARAYGQVLRKPAFLLLVGALALNFNGFFIYVLSAPTFLVDHLGQSPQAFAWLFVPAMGGLLVGSWLSGRVAGHWTPRRSVAVGYAVMALAAVGNLAVSQWLAPGLPQSVMPLACYTLGMSLTMPALTLMALDLFPLRRGLAASCQSFMQMALNALTAAVTAPLLWGSVQTLSLGMVMYLVLGALAASAALYRSAVARA, from the coding sequence ATGCACCGCTCCTACACCTCCCTGGCCGTCATCCTCGCTGCGCTGGCCGCCATCGGCCCGTTCTCGATCGACACCTATCTGCCGGCCTTCCACGCCATGGAGGCCTCGCTCGGCACCTCGCGCTATGCCGTGCAGCAGACGCTGACCATCTACATGGTGATGTTTGCGGTGATGGTGCTGTGGCATGGCGCGCTGTCCGACGGCTTTGGCCGGCGCCGGGTGCTGGTGGTGGCGATGGCGGTGTTCACCCTGGCCTCGGTGCTGTGCATGCTGGCGCCGAGCATCGAGTGGATGTGGGCCGGGCGTGCGCTGCAGGGCATGAGCGCCGGCGCCGGCATGGTGATCGGCCGGGCCATCGTGCGCGATGTGCTCGACGGCCCCGACGCCCAGCGCATGATGTCGCAGGTGGTGATGATGTTCGCGCTGGCTCCGGCCGTGGCACCGATCATCGGCGGCTGGATTCTGGTGTTTGCCGACTGGCGCGCGATCTTCGCCTTCCTCGCCCTCTATGGCCTGGTCATGACCGTGGTCTGCCGCCAGGTGCTGCCCGAGACCCTGCCGCCGGAAAAACGCCAGCCGCTGCACCCGGTGCATCTGGCGCGGGCCTATGGTCAGGTGCTGCGCAAACCGGCCTTTCTGCTGCTGGTCGGCGCACTGGCGCTGAACTTCAACGGCTTCTTCATCTATGTGCTGTCGGCGCCGACCTTCCTGGTCGACCACCTTGGCCAGTCGCCGCAGGCCTTTGCCTGGCTGTTCGTGCCGGCCATGGGCGGGCTCCTCGTCGGCTCGTGGTTGTCGGGCCGGGTGGCCGGCCACTGGACGCCCCGGCGCAGCGTGGCGGTGGGCTACGCCGTGATGGCGCTGGCGGCGGTTGGCAATCTGGCGGTGTCGCAGTGGCTGGCGCCGGGGCTGCCGCAGTCGGTCATGCCGCTGGCCTGCTACACCCTGGGCATGTCGCTGACCATGCCCGCCCTCACCCTCATGGCGCTCGACCTGTTCCCGCTGCGCCGCGGGCTGGCCGCCAGTTGCCAGAGTTTCATGCAGATGGCGCTCAACGCCCTGACCGCCGCCGTCACCGCGCCGCTGCTGTGGGGCAGCGTCCAGACGCTGAGCCTGGGCATGGTGATGTACCTGGTGCTGGGCGCGCTGGCCGCCAGTGCGGCGCTGTACCGCTCGGCGGTGGCGCGCGCCTAG
- a CDS encoding YifB family Mg chelatase-like AAA ATPase produces the protein MSLALVHTRALDGMDAPPVVVEVHLANGLPAFNLVGLPDTEVREARERVRAALQTGNFEFPQRRITVNLAPADLPKEGGRFDLPIAVGILAASGQLNAETLPHHEFAGELSLSGELRPIRGALAMALQTRATGRSLILPAASAQEAARVRDVRIRPADSLLAVCAHLNGHTALPEAPPALDEANAQALPDLADVKGQLEARRALEVAAAGGHSLLMYGPPGTGKSMLAQRLAGILPPLDEAAALEAAAVQSLAGCFDPAAWGRRAFRSPHHSASAPAIVGGGAVPGPGEISLAHHGVLFLDELPEFDRRVLEALREPLETGHVEVARARRRARFPARFQLIAAMNPCPCGYLGDARGRCRCTPDQVARYRGKLSGPLLDRIDLTLEVGSLSATELDAAAPGEDSATVRERVLAARQRQQARQGGANAALDAAGVVRHCRPDDRGRQMLARAVESLGLSARSHDRILRVARSIADLAGADGVAAAHVAEAIQYRRGIGAATR, from the coding sequence ATGTCACTCGCCCTCGTTCATACCCGTGCCCTCGATGGCATGGACGCGCCGCCGGTGGTGGTCGAAGTCCACCTCGCCAACGGCCTGCCCGCCTTCAACCTGGTCGGCCTGCCCGACACCGAAGTGCGCGAGGCGCGCGAGCGGGTGCGCGCCGCGCTGCAGACCGGCAACTTCGAATTCCCGCAGCGGCGCATCACCGTCAACCTGGCACCGGCCGACCTGCCCAAGGAAGGCGGGCGCTTCGACCTGCCGATCGCGGTCGGCATCCTCGCCGCCTCGGGCCAGCTCAACGCCGAGACCCTGCCCCACCATGAATTTGCCGGCGAGCTGTCGCTGTCCGGCGAACTGCGCCCGATCCGCGGCGCGCTGGCCATGGCCCTGCAGACGCGGGCCACCGGCCGCTCGCTGATCCTGCCCGCGGCCAGTGCGCAAGAGGCGGCGCGGGTGCGCGATGTACGCATCCGCCCGGCCGACAGCCTGCTCGCCGTGTGCGCCCACCTCAACGGTCACACCGCCCTGCCCGAGGCACCGCCCGCGCTCGACGAGGCGAACGCCCAGGCCCTGCCGGACCTCGCCGACGTCAAGGGCCAGCTCGAAGCCCGCCGCGCGCTGGAAGTGGCCGCGGCCGGCGGCCATTCGCTGCTGATGTACGGCCCGCCCGGCACCGGCAAGTCCATGCTGGCCCAGCGCCTGGCCGGCATCCTGCCGCCGCTGGACGAGGCGGCGGCGCTGGAGGCGGCCGCGGTGCAGTCGCTGGCCGGCTGCTTCGACCCCGCCGCCTGGGGGCGCCGGGCCTTTCGCTCGCCGCATCACTCCGCCTCGGCGCCGGCCATCGTCGGTGGTGGCGCCGTGCCCGGGCCCGGTGAAATCAGCCTCGCCCACCATGGCGTGCTCTTCCTCGACGAGTTGCCCGAGTTCGACCGTCGCGTGCTCGAAGCCTTGCGCGAGCCGCTCGAGACCGGCCATGTCGAGGTGGCGCGGGCGCGGCGGCGGGCGCGGTTTCCGGCGCGCTTCCAGCTCATCGCGGCGATGAACCCCTGCCCCTGTGGCTACCTGGGCGACGCCCGCGGCCGCTGCCGCTGTACGCCCGACCAGGTCGCCCGCTACCGCGGCAAACTCTCCGGCCCCTTGCTCGACCGCATCGACCTCACGCTCGAAGTCGGCAGCCTCAGCGCCACCGAACTGGATGCCGCGGCACCGGGTGAGGACAGCGCCACGGTGCGCGAACGGGTGCTCGCCGCGCGCCAGCGCCAGCAGGCGCGCCAGGGCGGCGCCAATGCGGCGCTCGATGCCGCCGGCGTGGTGCGCCACTGCCGGCCGGACGACCGCGGCCGGCAGATGCTGGCGCGGGCAGTCGAGTCGCTCGGCCTGTCGGCGCGCAGCCACGACCGCATCCTGCGCGTGGCGCGCAGCATTGCCGACCTGGCCGGTGCCGACGGCGTGGCGGCCGCCCATGTCGCCGAGGCCATCCAGTACCGCCGTGGAATCGGCGCCGCCACACGATAA